TCTGCAATTTTATTAGCTGCACCAATAGTTCATGGCATTGTTGAATTAGGTCGGCTAATAGAAAATAAATTTGATGATGTTCTAAATGAAAAACGTGCAAAAAATATGGAGCTATCACTGGAAGCTATGACTCTTCAAGTAGACGAGCTTTTTAGGTCGACGTTTTCTAAAAATCCTCAAGAATTTATCGATAATGGTCCGGATCATAATGCTTTTATTGACATGCTTGAGGAGGAGTTGATGGAAGTAAATCTCCTTGAAGCAGATCTGGCGGAAAAAATAGCCCGTATTGAAACCATGGCATCAAAAGTTTCTGTTGTTAGTCCATTTAATATGTTCCCGTCTACCCGAACATCGCATACAGCTAAGGATGACGCGGAATTAACAGCCCACTGCTCATTTGATATATAAAATGATATAAGGGGATAATCAACTTAAAGTCGATTATTCCCTTGGTACATAATAAAGTAGCCTGGGTGGAGGCGTAGGCCGCAACCCGGGAAACTAACCCCTCCCTCTGCCGCAACGACTTGACCATACTCCGCTATTCTTGTGACTGATGAATAGATGGCAGAAAACCCGGGTTATGCTATGCTTTACCCAGGCTACGGTTTTTCTTTAAAAGCGGTTTAATTTATTAAGCGCTTAAAACTAACGGATTCTGTTCTGTGTACTCTGATAGGCCAAAAGGACCAACATTTTTTCCGGTGAATTTATGAACTATATAATCCAAGAGATGTAAAATCAGATTGAATATATTTCGTGTATTATGTTTTTCAAATTGAATCCATGTGTTGCGATTTCCATTCTCATCATAAGAAACACCGAATAGTACTTCTTTAACTACCGGACCCGAAAAAGAATATTGCTGGGCACTGGATTCATGAGAGGAGCTGCGTTCGTGAAGACACTCTTGAAATGTTGCAACTAATTCATTATACAATGAACCATCGTCTACCAACTTAAGATGACCACCCTTTAACATTTCCTCTAATAACTCCATAGTTGCATGAGGATTCTGCTCAAAATCGTGCCGTAATTTGGATATAAGCCTTAAAATAAAATTGATTTCTATATGAGGAGTATAAAACTCTAACCCTTCATGAATAAGTTTTATGACCGAATGAAGTACATCATCATAAGTACTGTCTATTTCATTACAGAAGAATGAGAGGCTCTTTTTATATGACTTATATGACCTATATGACGACATAAATTTAACATCCAAATGAGGTTTATTTATTGTGCATAGTGTAATCTATTAAGATTAACAAATTATTAAAATAGCTTAATTTCAGAAAATTTTTGCACAAGATAATAAATTCAAGGGGATCGATATCGTGAACAGCCATTGCGGATGCTTAGTGCTCTTGATATCCCATAATAACTAAAATACAAGGCCCTCTAGCAATGATATTAATTCCATGCTTTATGCCATTGGCAATCGCGGCATCATTTTCTGCCCCTGGTTGCATCCAGATGTTTTTTATTCCCTTTTTTATTGCATCAGCCACAATTTGTTCTGTAATTTGTGGTGGAGTAATGATGGAAATACTGTCTACCTCTTTAGGTAAGTCATCAACTGCATGAATAACGGACACTCCTTCAATTTGTTGTTCATGAGGATTAATGGGATAAACAACTTTCCCATTTTGCAAATAACAACGGAGAACCTTATTACCGTATTTTTCTCTATTAGATGATGCGCCTGCGACAGCAAAGGCGGGGGATTGTAAAAAACGTTCAATTGGATCGTTGCTCATAATAATTCATAGAAATAAAAGTTATCTTAATCTAAAGAGTAGCAATATTGATGTGGATTTTGAATTTATTTGCCCCATATTTTTTATTCTTATCTGATATCCAAGTAGCCTTAGGTTTCTTATCATCATTAACCTCGATACATCGAGGCTTATCCGCGATATTTTGCTTTGCATTCCGTTATGCTATTTATCTTTTGCAGAAACATTTTTATGATACTCGATGGATGATAGCGTTAATAATTAGGGATAGGTCTTATGTTTAGAAATTCTGTATTTATTTTATCTTCACTTATCAGTTTGATGTCATTTTCTATGATTGGCAACTCATCAAATAATAGACTGACTGTAGTGGAGTTGCTAAGGAAACCCAATAAATGCCTTGCTCAGGTAAACGATAAGGTAATCGAGTATAGTGGGATGAAGTTTTTAATTATGGATGATTGCATGTTAAATGATGAGGATATCTCAAGGTTATGCACCTATCTTGAAGAACACAAAGACATTTCTTTACTTT
This Legionella fallonii LLAP-10 DNA region includes the following protein-coding sequences:
- a CDS encoding CoA-binding protein, with protein sequence MSNDPIERFLQSPAFAVAGASSNREKYGNKVLRCYLQNGKVVYPINPHEQQIEGVSVIHAVDDLPKEVDSISIITPPQITEQIVADAIKKGIKNIWMQPGAENDAAIANGIKHGINIIARGPCILVIMGYQEH